One Ornithinicoccus hortensis genomic window, TGCAGCTCCCGGGCCGCGCGTCGCTGGGCGGCGTCCCCGGAGGGCACCACGTTGGTCGACCCGTCGCTGAGCTCGACCGGCGTGCCGGCGGCGACCAGCTGCATCACCGCCTTGGCCTGGTCGGCGACCGGATGGTCCATCGCCTGGTGGGCGGCGGCCACCTGCATCGAGGCGGAGTAGTCGTAGGTGCCGTAGTGCAGCCCGCTGACCCGCGCTCCCCCGGCCCGGACCGCCGCCGCCAGCTCGGCGCGGCCGTCCACCCCCAGGATCAGGGGCGGGGTCTCGACCTGGATCTCGAAGGTGAGCCGCCCGCTGTCCAGCCCGAGCTTGCGCTCGGCCTCCTCCAGCACCAGGACCAGCGCCTCGACCTGGCTCGCCGTGCTGACCTTGGGGAAGGTCAGGCGCAACCCCTCGGGCAACCCCGCGCCGTCGCCGTCGGCGAGGCCGGACAGGAACCGGCCCAGGGTGCGCAGCCCGCGGGCCCGCACGTCCGACTCGAAGCACTTGAACCGGATCCCCCAGAAGGGCGTCGCGGTCCCGTCCTGCTCGTCGGCGCGGCGGGCGGCCAGCGCGGCGGCCACGGCGGCGTCCTCGACCTCGTCGGGCCGCACCCCGTAGCCGTCCTCGAAGTCGACCCGCAGGTCCTCGACCGGCTCCTCGAGCAGCTTCTGCTCCACCCGGGGAGCCACCTCGGCGGCGAGACCGGGGTCCAGCCCCAGCTCGTGACAGAGCGCCTCGACGCCACCGTCCTGGGCTGCCAGTTCGCGCGCCGTGGCGCCCCAGCCGGCCGCCGTCCCCGGGCCGATGGCGTCGGCCGGGACGTAGACGGTGTGCACCGGTTGGCGGGAGTCGCCGGGCCCCGGGTATGCCGAGGCCAACAGGGCGTCGGTCGGGGCGAGGTGCTCCTCGACCCGGTCCAGCGTCGCCCGGTCAAAGAGGTCGTCGTCGCTCATGTCAGGGGGTCACCTCGGGCAGCGGCGCCGCACCCTCGGGCGTCTCCGGCAGGGCGGTCCCGGTGGCCCGGGCCGCCTGGTGGACGGCTGCGGCCACGTCCTTGGCCACCCGGGGGTTGAAGACGCTGGGCACGATGAAGCTCGGGTTCAGCTCGTCGGCGTCCACGCAGTCGGCGATGGCCGTGGCGGCCGCCACCAGCAGCTCGGTGGTGACCTCGCTGGCGCCGGCGTCGAGCAGCCCCCGGAACAGGCCCGGGAAGGCCAGCACGTTGTTGATCTGGTTCGGGAAGTCGGACCGGCCGGTCGCCACCACCATGGCGTGCTTGGCCGCCTCGACCGGGTGGATCTCGGGGTCGGGGTTGGCCAGCGCCATCACGACGGCGCGCTCGTTCATCGTGGCGATGTCCTCGGCGGTGAGCAGGTCCGGTGCGCTGACCCCGACGAAGACGTCCGCCCCGGCGACCGCCTCGGCCAGTGTGCCGCTGAAGTCCTCCTCGTTGGTGTGCTCGGCGATCCAGGCCCGGTGCTCGTCCTGGTAGGTCTCACCACGGTGCAGGGCACCCTTGCGGGCCACCCCGACGATGTGCCGGGCACCGTGCGCGATGAGCAGCTGGATGATCGCGTGGCCCGCGGCGCCGACGCCGGAGACCACGATCCGCACGTCCTCGATCTTCTTGTCGACCACGCGCAGCGCGTTGATCAGCGCGGCGAGCACCACGATCGCGGTGCCGTGCTGGTCGTCGTGGAAGACCGGGATGTCGAGTTCCTCACGCAGCCGGCGCTCGATCTCGAAGCAGCGGGGGGCCGCGATGTCCTCGAGGTTGATCCCGCCGTAGGTGGGCGCGATCGCCTTGACGATCTCGATGATCTTCTCGGTGTCCTTGGTGTCCAGGCACACCGGCCAGGCGTCCACCCCGGCGAACTGCTTGAATAGCACCGCCTTGCCCTCCATCACCGGCATGGCCGCGGCCGGGCCGATGTCGCCCAGCCCCAGCACCGAGGTGCCGTCGGTCACCACGGCGACGGTGTTGCGCTTGATCGTCAGGTTGCGGGCGCTCTCGGGATTGGCCGCGATCGCCTTGCAGACCCGCGCGACACCGGGGGTGTATGCCCGGGAGAGGTCGTCGCGGGTGCGCAGCGGCGACTTGGCCTCGACGGACAGCTTGCCGCCCAGGTGCATCAGGAAGGTGCGGTCGCTCACGTGCTGGACGCTCACCCCGTCCAGGGCGCCGAGTGCCTCGGCGACCCGCGCGGCGTGGTCGTCGTCGATCGTGTTGCAGCTGACGTCGACGATCATCGAGTCCGGTGAGGACTCCACGATGTCCAGGGCCGTGACGGCGGCTCCCGCCTCCGTGGTGGCCACGGCCAGCTCCGAGGTGGACGACATGCCCGCGGGGGCGCTGACCCGGAGCGTGATGGAGTGCCCGGGGTTGGGATGACCTGCCATGAATGCCTCCTAGAATTCCGTATTGCGGAGCCTACAGTTCGCAGAGCAGAATCATCAAGGGTTTCCCGCCGATCGGGTCCCCGTGTCCTCAGGACATCAGCGCACCGATCCGCGCCGCGGCCTCCTTCAGCCGGGGCACGGCCACGTCCACGAAGTCGCCCGCGACCCGGCTCACCGGGCCGATCACCGAGACGGCCATCGGCGCGGGGGCGCCCGGCACGGGGACCGCGTAGCACTGCACGCCGACCTCCTGCTCCTGCTCGTCGACCGCATACCCCCGGGCGCGGACGGTGGCCAACTGGGTGGCCAGGGCGTCGATGTCGGTGAGCGTCTGCGGGGTGGCGGCCGGCATCCCGGTCCTGCCCAGGATCGCGCGGACCTGCTCCTCGGGCAGGAAGGCCCCGACGGCCTTGCCGACGCCGCTGTTGTGCAGCAGCGCCTGACGGCCCACCTCGGTGAACATGCGCATCGCGTGCGGCGAGGGCGACTGGGCGATGTAGACCATGTGGTCCCCGTCCAGCATCGCCAGGTTCGCGGTCTCCGACAGATCCTGCACCAGGGACACCAGCTCCGGTCGCGCGATGCCGCCGAGCTGCTTGGAGGCGTGGTCCCCCAACCGGACCAGGCGGGCACCGAGGGCGTACCACCGCGACGGCAGCTGCCGCACGTAGCCCAGCGCCACGAGGGTCTGCAGCTGGCGGTGGATGGTCGGCACCGGCAGCCCGGAGCGGGTCGAGAGCTCACTGGTGGAGATCTCGCCCCCCGCGTCGGCGATCGCCTCCAACAGGGCGAAGGCGCGCTCGACGGACTGGATCTTGCCGTTCCGCTTGGGGGCCTTCTCGGACGTGGCCGACTCGCTCATGCGCTGCAGTCTACGAAGAACCCTTGACAGCCCAGTCAGGCATCCCTAAGGTTCCGTAGTGCAAGATACTTTTTCCGCATCGTGGAGGTAGAGATGGTCCGGTACACCGTCAACGCATCGATCCTGCTGACCGACCGGCCGCTCCTGGAGCGCCCGGCGGCCGCCGCCGAGGCCGGGTTCGGCGCGGTGGAGTTCTGGTGGCCATGGGCCACCGCCGTGCCGGGCGATGCCGAGGTGGACGCCTTCGTCCGCGCCGTGCGCGACGCCGGCGTGCAGCTCACCGGCCTCAACTTCTTCGCCGGCGACATGCCCGGAGGCGAGCGCGGCCTGGTCAGCCAGCCGGCCCGCAGCCAGGAGTTCCGGGACAACATCGACGTCGTCGTGGGCATCGGCGAACAGCTCGGCTGCCGGGGCTTCAACGCCCTCTACGGCCTGCGCGTGGACGGCGCCGACGTCGCCGCGTCGGAGGAGGCGGCGACCGAGAACCTGCTCGCCGCGAGTGCCGCCGTGGCCGCGATCGGCGGGACCGTGCTGCTGGAGCCGGTGAGCGGCGCCGCCGGCTACCCCCTGCTCACCGCCCGCGACGCCCTGGACGTGGTGGACCGGGTCAACGGCGCCGGCGGATCCGCGGTCGCCCTGCTGGCCGACTTCTACCACCTGGCCGTCAACGGCGACGACGTCGCCGCGGTCGTGGAGCAGCACGCCGCACAGTTCGGCCACATCCAGATCGCCGACGCCCCCGGCCGCGGCGAGCCCGGCACCGGTGACCTCCCCCTGCAGGAGTGGATCGAGCGCAGCTACGCGCTCGGCTACGACGGCTGGGTCGGCCTGGAGTACAAGACCGACGCCGCCGACCCGTTCGTCTGGCTGCCCCGCGAGCAGCGCGGCGCACCGGCCTGACCGGCACCACCGCCCACCGCACCGCACCCCGCACAGCACCACCCGAGAGGACTCCCCCATGAGCACGCAGCAGACCACCGTCGCCGTCATCGGCCTGGGCATCATGGGCGGCCCGATGGCCGCCAACCTGGTCAAGGCCGGCTTCGACACCGTCGGTTACAACCGTAGCCCGCAGAAGGTGAAGGACCTGGAGGCCGCGGGAGGCCGGGGCGCCGCCTCGATCGCCGAGGCGGTCGCCGACGCCGACGTCATCATCACGATGGTGCCCGACTCCCCCGACGTGGAGGACGTCGCGCTCGGCGAGGGCGGACTCGTCGGGGCGGCGAAGTCCGGCGCGATCTGGGTCGATGCCTCCACCATCCGCCCGGACGTCGCGGTCCGGGTGGGCGAGGCCGCCACCGAGGCGGGCCTGCGTCCGCTGGACGCACCGGTCTCCGGCGGTGAGAAGGGCGCCATCGAGGCGACCCTGTCGATCATGGCCGGTGGCGAGGCCGAGACCTTCGAGGCGGCACGCCCCGTCCTGGAGGCGGTCGGCAAGACCATCGTGCACGTCGGACCGTCCGGGTCCGGCCAGACCGTCAAGGCGGCCAACCAGCTGATCGTGGCGGGCACCATCGAGCTGGTCTCCGAGGCGCTGGTGTTCCTGGAGGCCTACGGCGTGGACACCGAGGCGGCCATCAAGGTCCTCGCCGGCGGACTGGCCGGCAACCGGATCCTGGACAACAAGGCCTCGGCCATGGCCCAGCGGTCCTTCCAGCCCGGCTTCCGGGTGGACCTGCACCACAAGGACATGGGCATCGTCACCGCCGCCGCCCGCGAGGCCGGGGTCGCGATCCCGCTCGGCGCCCTCACCGCCCAGCTGATGGGTTCGCTGCGCCAGCTCGGCCACGGCGACCTGGACCACTCGGCCCTGCTGCTGCTCGTCGAGCAGCTGTCCGGCCACACCCGCAAGGACTGAGCCCCGCCCCGGGAGCTCGCCACGACGTAAGGACGAACCGATGACCACCATGCGCGCCGTCGATGCCGCCATGCTGATCCTGGAGAAGGAGGGCGCCACCCAGACCTTCGGGGTCCCGGGCGCGGCGATCAACCCGTTCTTCTCCGCGATGAAGGCCCACGGAGGGATCCACCACGTGCTCGCCCGGCACGTGGAGGCCGCCTCCCACATGGCCGAGGGATACACCCGCGCCGCCGCCGGCAACATCGGCGTGTGCCTGGGCACCTCCGGGCCTGCGGGGACCGACATGCTCACCGGTCTGTACTCGGCCTCCGCGGACTCCATCCCGATCCTGGCGGTCACCGGACAGGCACCGGTGGCCAAGCTCGACAAGGAGGACTTCCAGGCGGTCGACATCGCCTCGATCGCCGCCCCGGTCACCAAGTGGGCGGTCACCGTGATGGAGGCCGGGCAGGTGCCCGGCACCTTCCAGCGGGCCTTCTGGCTGATGCGGGAAGGGCGTCCGGGACCGGTCCTGATCGACCTGCCGATCGACGTGCAGCTCGCCGAGATCGAGTTCGACATCGACACCTACGAGCCGTTGCCGGTGGCCCGCCCCGAGGCGACCCCGGCGCAGGCCGCCCGGGTGCTGGACATGCTCGCCACGGCCGAGCGCCCGGTGATCATCGCCGGCGGCGGCGTCATCAACGCCGACGCCGCGGACCTGCTGGTGCAGCTGGCCGAGACCCTCCAGGTCCCGGTCATCCCCACCCTGATGGGCTGGGGCGCCATCCCCGACGACCACCCGCTGCACGCAGGCATGGTGGGGCTGCAGACCTCGCACCGTTACGGCAACGCCACCTTCCTGGAGTCCGACCTGGTGATCGGCATCGGCAACCGCTGGGCCAACCGCCACACCGGTGCCCTGGACGTCTACACCGCCGGCCGCAGGTTCGTGCACATCGACATCGAGCCGACCCAGATCGGTCGCGTGCTGGCCCCCGACTTCAGCATCGTCTCCGACGCGGGGGCGGCCCTGCGTGCCCTGTTGGCCGGGGCGCAGGAGCGGGTCGAGCAGCGCAGCCTGCCGGACTTCGGTGTCTGGGTGAAGGACTGCGCTCTGCGCAAGGCCACGCTGCAGCGCAAGACCCACTTCGAGGACATCCCGATCAAGCCGCAGCGGGTCTACCAGGAGATGAACCGGGCGTTCGGCAAGGAGACCGTCTACGTCTCCACCATCGGGCTGTCCCAGATCGCCGGTGCCCAGTTGCTGCACGTCTTCGGTCCCCGCCGCTGGATCAACTGTGGCCAGGCCGGCCCGCTGGGCTGGACCATGCCGGCCGCGCTGGGTGTGGCCACGGCCCGCCCGGAGGCCGACGTCGTCGCCCTCTCCGGCGACTACGACTTCCAGTTCCTCGTCGAGGAGCTGGCGGTGGGCGCCCAGTTCCGCATCCCCTACGTCCACGTGCTGGTGAACAACTCCTACCTGGGCCTGATCCGCCAGTCGCAGCGGGCGTTCGACATGGACTACAACGTCTCGCTCGCGTTCGAGAACAGCAACTTCCCCGACACCAACGGCTACGGCGTGGACCACGTCGCCGTGGCCGAGGGCCTGGGCGTCAAGGCGGTGCGGGTCACCGACCCCGAGAAGCTGCACGAGGCGCTGACCGAGGCCCAGCGGCTGGCCAGGGCCGAGCGCCTGCCGGTCGTGGTCGAGGTCATCCTGGAGAAGGTCACCAACATCTCGATGGGTGCGGGCGGGCTGGACACGGTGCACGAGTTCGAGGCGCTGGCCGAGCTCGGTGCCGACGCCCCGACCGCCATCTCGGTGATGGACTGACAGACTGACGTCATGCGCGTAGTGCTCGCCCCGGACAAGTTCAAGGGTTCCCTGACCGCGGCGGAGGTCTGCTCGGCCCTGGCCGACGGCCTGCGCCGGGAGCTGCCCGAGGTCGAGGTGGTCAGCGTGTCCGTCGCCGACGGCGGCGACGGCACGGTCGCCGCCGTGCTCGACCAGGGGTGGCAGGCGGTCACGACCGAGGTGCCCGGCCCCTGGGGCGACCCGGTGGCCGCGACCTGGGCCCGGGAGCCGGACGGCCCCGGCGCGGTGCTGGAGATGGCCGCGTCCTCGGGCATCGCCCTGGCGCCGCAGGACGTCCCGTCCCGTCCCGACGACGGACCGACCCGGGCCCTGACCGCCTCGACGGCCGGCACCGGCGCACTGTTCGCCGCGGCCCTGGACCAGGGCTGCAGCACCATCGTGCTCGGGGTCGGCGGCAGCGCCACGAACGACGGGGGCGCGGGCATGCTCAGCGCCCTCGGCGCCCGCCTGCTCGACGCATCCGGTCACCCCGTCCCGCCTGGCGCAGCCGGCCTGGAGTCCCTGGACCGGGTCGACCTCTCCGGCCTGGACCGCAGGCTCCTGGCCGCAGAGGTGCTGCTGGCCAACGACGTGGACAACCCGCTGACCGGCGACGACGGCGCCGCGGCGGTCTTCGGCCCGCAGAAGGGCGCCGACCCGGCCACGGTGGCACGGATCGACGCGGCCCTCGCCCGCTGGGCCGAGCTGCTGGACGCCGCCCTCCCCACGCTGCCCGAGCCGACCGCGGGACGACCGGGAAGGGCGACCGCCCGTGGCGCCGGTGCCGCCGGCGGCACCGGCTACGCGGCGATGGCCGTCGGCGCCCAGCAGGTCTCCGGCGTCGACCACGTCCTGGACCTCGTGGGCCTGGACGACGCCCTGGAGGGCGCAGACCTGGTGGTCACCGGCGAGGGGATGCTGGACCGGCAGACCCTGTCGGGCAAGGCCCCGGTGGGCGTCCTGGCCCGGGCCCGGCGCCACGGCATACCCGTCGTCGCGGTGTGCGGCCACCGTGCCCTGACCGACGCGGAGACCGACGAGGTCGGGTTCGCCGCCGCGTACGCGCTCACGGACCTCGAGCCGGACGTCGAGCGGTGCATCGAGGACCCGGTGCCCCTCCTGGAACGGGTCGGCGGCCTGCTGGCGGGCCACGTCCCGCCGCACCAGCCGCCCACCAGCGGACGGGAGGAGACCCCGTGAGCACGGACCCCAGCACGCCTCGGTTGGAGGAGGTCAACCGTCCGGAGTCGTTCCGCGCCGAGTTGGAGCGGTTGCGCGCCGAGGCGACCGGGACCCCGGGCGGGGACCCGAGCCCCGCCGGAGGCACCACCGACCGGACGGGCGGGACGGGCCTGGACCTCGTCGTCCGCGGCGAGCGGATCCTGGTCGAGGGCGCCTTCGGCCCCTGGGAGGTGGGCGTCCGGGGCGAGCAGGTCGTGGCCATCGAGCCGCTCGGGACCGGCCTGGCCGCGGGCCGGGTCATCGAGCTGGCCGCCGACGAGGTGCTGGTGCCGGGGCTGGTCGACACGCACGTCCATGTCAACGAACCCGGCCGCACCGAGTGGGAGGGGTTCGCCACCGCCACCCGCGCCGCGGCCGCCGGCGGTGTGACGACGATCCTGGACATGCCGCTGAACTCGATCCCCTCGACGGTCACCCCCGAGGCGCTGGAGCTCAAGCGGCTGGTCGCCGGCCCCCAGGCGCACGTCGACGTCGGCTTCTGGGGCGGGGCCGTCCCCGGCAACCGGGACCAGCTCGCCGCGCTGCACGGGGCGGGGGCGTTCGGATTCAAGTGCTTCCTGCTGCACTCGGGCGTGGACGAGTTCCCGCCGTTGACGCCGGAGGACCTGGAGGACTACCTGCGGGAGGTCGCCGGGTTCGGTGGCCTGATGATCGTGCACGCCGAGGACTCGCGGGCGATCGACCTGGCACCGCACTGCGAGGGTGACCGCTACGAGCGGTTCCTGGCCTCCCGGCCGCGCGGCGCGGAGAACCTGGCCATCGCCGTGGTCATCGAGCGGGCCCGTTGGACCGGTGCGCGGGCGCACGTCCTGCACCTGTCGTCCTCCGACGCGCTGCCGATGGTCGCCAGCGCCAAGGCCGACGGGGTCGACCTGACCGTGGAGACCTGCCCGCACTACCTGACGTTGACCGCCGAGGACGTCCCGGCCGGCGCCACCGCCTACAAGTGCTGCCCGCCGATCCGGGAGGAGTCCAACCGCGAGCTCCTCTGGCAGGGGTTGCTGGACGGCACCATCGACTACATCGCCTCGGACCACTCGCCCTCGACCCCGGAGATGAAGGGCGTCGCGCACGGCGACTTCGGCCAGGCCTGGGGAGGCGTCGCCTCGGTCCAGGTGCAGCTGCCGGTGGTCTGGACCGAGGCCCGGCGCCGTGGCATCCCGCTGGAGCAGGTGATCGCCTGGATGGCCACCAAACCCGCCGCACGGGTGGGCCTGTCCTCGCGCAAGGGCGCGATCGGCGTGGGCCTGGACGCCGACCTGGTGGTGCTCGCCCCCGACGCGACCTTCACGGTGGACGCGGCCGCGCTGCAACACCGGCACGCCGTCACCCCGTACGACGGCAGGGAACTGACCGGCGTCGTGCGTCGCACCCTGCTGCGGGGCGCACCGACCGGGGACACCCCGCACGGTCGGCTCCTGTCCCCCGGCTAGCCGCTCAGAGTCGGACCGGCTCCCCCGGCAGGTACTCGGCGAACACCCACAGGTCCACGTCGCGGATCGCCAGCACGCCCAGGTACGGGAACTGGGAGTCCACCGCGGGCCACAGCGAGGCGGCACCGTCGGCGGACCACCGGAGGTAGCCCAGCGGCCTGAGCGCACCCAGGCTGTCGTGGACCTCGGTTTCCCTGTCGACCACGCTGATCCACCAGCCGCCCGCCCCGTCGCCCCGGGGCAACAGGCCCGGGGTCTCGATGAGGTGCTCGAGCAGCAGGCCGCTGCCCCGGCTGTTCCGCATCGGCCACGCGGTGGCGACCCGACCCTCGCCCTCGTCCCGGCCCACCGGGGTCCGGTCGAAGTGCACGGTGACCACCGGGTCGATCGCGTCGATCTGTTCCTCGGTCACGCTCGGAGCTTCTCCCCGGCCGAGCAGCCGGGCGAACCAGCCCCGGGGATCTTCCGGGACGCTGATGGTCGGCACCTCCGCGGGAGCCTGCGGTGGCGGATCGGGCTCCGCGCCCACCAGCTCGCAGAACAGGGACACGCCCCGGGAGCGCCCGGCGAGGGCGGCCACGTCGTCGGCACCGACCAGCGCCGGGAACCCGTGGACCCGCGCGGTCCCCTCGCCGGCCAGCAACAGGATCCCGAGGGTGTCGGCCGGTCCCCCGCCCTGGCGGGTCCGGTCCTGGGTGAGCCGCCAGGCGGCCTCCGAACCGTCCCCGACGCGCGGGCTCCGTCGCGCGACCTCGCGGAGCAGTCCCGCCACCGTGTCGTCCGCCGGGTGGTCCCAGACCGCATCCCCAGCGTCGCCGCCGGCGACGGACTCCGGGGCATAGAACTCGAGGTCGACCCCGACCGTCCGGACCATCACGTCACTCCCCACCTCGGTGCACCCCTGACCGGACCAGCGTATGCCGTGTCCCGGGTCAGCCGGGCTGCTCCAGCGTGCGTTCGAACAGTCCGCGCACGTCGTGCGGCAGGTGCGACTCGGTGACGGTCACGTCCAGGTCGACGGCGTCGCAGCACACCCGATAGGTGAACGCGTCCGGGTGGCCGCCCCGGGACGCCTCCCCGCCCGGCGCCTGCAGCGCGCGCAGCCGCTGGCCACCGAGCAGGTGGCGCCAGTCCCGGGTATCGGGCTCGGGCAGTTCGTCCAGGCGCACCTCGCGCTCCCGGACCAGGCCGGCGAACCCGCCGCTGCGACGCAGCAGCAGCTCGGCCCCGGCGGGCGCCGGCTCGGCTCCGCCCTCGGGCACCGGGTCCGTTGCCGGGCCGGGTGCCGGCTCCTCGGCACCTGCCACGTCCGACCCCTGCCCGGTCAGCACGCCGACCGCCTCCCACCCGTGCCGCACCGCCGCGACCTCGGCGGAGTCCGCGCCGTAACGGTCGGTGGCCGCGGTCACAGTCAGCTGGGCGAACGTGGCGAAGTCGCAGTCGGCCCGGATGTCCCCGGTCAGCGTGTCGTACCAGATCTGACCCGGCGCCTCCCAGGCGTTGCCGCCGAGCGCGACGGCGGTCTCGTAGAACGCCCGGTTGGGGATGCCCGAGTTGATGTGCACGCCGCCGTTGTCCTCCGCGGTCCGGACGTAGTCGTCCAGGTGGCCCGGCTGCGGGTCCTTGCCCAGCACGGGGTCGTCGTATGCCGTGCCCGGCGCCTTCATCGACCGCAGCGCCACGCCCTGCACCGCGTCGGTGAACAGGTCCGCCCCGATCAGCCAGTCCGCCTCCCGCGCGGACTGGCCGAGGGCACGCTGGCGCACCAGCGAACCGAAGACGTCGGACACACTCTCGTTGAGGGCGCCCGGCTGGTCGCGGTACATCAGCCCGGCCGTGTGCTCGATGACGCCGTGGGCGAGCTCGTGGCCGATGACGTCCAGGCTGAGCGTGAACCGGTTGAAGATGCGGCCGTCCCCGTCGCCGAAGACCATCTGCACGCCGTCCCAGAAGGCGTTGTCGTAGTCCCGGTCGAAGTGCACCGTCGCCAGCAACGGCATCCCCCGGCCGTCGAGGGAGTCGCGCCCGAAGGCGTCGAAGAACAGCTGCCAGGTGTCCCCCAACCCGTCGTAGGCCTCGTCGGCCGCCGGGTCACCGGTGGGGTCCTCCGCCTCCCGCCGGACGGGGGTGCCGGGCAGCTCCCGGCCACCTCGGGCATCGGACACCACCCGCTGCGGCCCGGGCTCGCCCTGGCCGCCGGACTCGGGTGACTCCACCGCGCCCGACTCGGCCGCACCCGACTCCACCTCGCCCGAGGCCACCTCGCCCGAGGGGTCCGCCCACTGGCCCCACAGGTCCGGACGCTCCCGGGCGCGGCGCAGCGTGTCGTCCCCGTCCAGGGTGCGCCGCGCGGGGCCGGACAGGCCCGGGTCGGCATCGGCCGCCAACCGCTCCAGCAGGTAGGGCGGCACGAAGCCGTGGGTCCGGGACCTGGTCGGGTCGTTCATCGCTGCTCCGTTCGCCGTGGTAGTCCCCAGTGTGGACCCCACCACCGACAAACGGCCGGGAAGGTCAGGGCACGGCGCCGTAGGTGCGCCCCACCCCGATCCGCAGCACCAGCCGCCGCTCCGCCACCTGGCTCGAGCGGTACTCCTCCCAGTCCGGGTGCTCCCCGGAGATCGCCCGGTAGTACCCGACCAGCTCGTCGACCACCTCGTCGTGGGGGTCACCCGCGACCTCGGTGAGCTCTGCGCGGCCCTCGGCCACGGCATACCCCCAGAAGTCGTCCGAGCTCACCTGGAGGGCCACCCACGGCTCGCGCCGGGCGTTGCGGGTCTTGGCCCGGTCCTGCGTCACCGAGACCCGGGCGGTGTCGGTCTCCGGGTCGTAGACGTAGAGCACGTTGGACAGCTGCGGCCGTCCGTTGCGTCGCAGGGTGACCAGGACGCCCTTGTGGTGGGCGGCCAGGAAGTCCCGGTGCCCGGGCGCGATGCCGTCGCCGGACACGGTCAGGCCGCCGTGCTG contains:
- a CDS encoding PPOX class F420-dependent oxidoreductase — its product is MSGDGIAPGHRDFLAAHHKGVLVTLRRNGRPQLSNVLYVYDPETDTARVSVTQDRAKTRNARREPWVALQVSSDDFWGYAVAEGRAELTEVAGDPHDEVVDELVGYYRAISGEHPDWEEYRSSQVAERRLVLRIGVGRTYGAVP
- a CDS encoding protealysin inhibitor emfourin — its product is MNDPTRSRTHGFVPPYLLERLAADADPGLSGPARRTLDGDDTLRRARERPDLWGQWADPSGEVASGEVESGAAESGAVESPESGGQGEPGPQRVVSDARGGRELPGTPVRREAEDPTGDPAADEAYDGLGDTWQLFFDAFGRDSLDGRGMPLLATVHFDRDYDNAFWDGVQMVFGDGDGRIFNRFTLSLDVIGHELAHGVIEHTAGLMYRDQPGALNESVSDVFGSLVRQRALGQSAREADWLIGADLFTDAVQGVALRSMKAPGTAYDDPVLGKDPQPGHLDDYVRTAEDNGGVHINSGIPNRAFYETAVALGGNAWEAPGQIWYDTLTGDIRADCDFATFAQLTVTAATDRYGADSAEVAAVRHGWEAVGVLTGQGSDVAGAEEPAPGPATDPVPEGGAEPAPAGAELLLRRSGGFAGLVREREVRLDELPEPDTRDWRHLLGGQRLRALQAPGGEASRGGHPDAFTYRVCCDAVDLDVTVTESHLPHDVRGLFERTLEQPG
- the allB gene encoding allantoinase AllB produces the protein MDLVVRGERILVEGAFGPWEVGVRGEQVVAIEPLGTGLAAGRVIELAADEVLVPGLVDTHVHVNEPGRTEWEGFATATRAAAAGGVTTILDMPLNSIPSTVTPEALELKRLVAGPQAHVDVGFWGGAVPGNRDQLAALHGAGAFGFKCFLLHSGVDEFPPLTPEDLEDYLREVAGFGGLMIVHAEDSRAIDLAPHCEGDRYERFLASRPRGAENLAIAVVIERARWTGARAHVLHLSSSDALPMVASAKADGVDLTVETCPHYLTLTAEDVPAGATAYKCCPPIREESNRELLWQGLLDGTIDYIASDHSPSTPEMKGVAHGDFGQAWGGVASVQVQLPVVWTEARRRGIPLEQVIAWMATKPAARVGLSSRKGAIGVGLDADLVVLAPDATFTVDAAALQHRHAVTPYDGRELTGVVRRTLLRGAPTGDTPHGRLLSPG